A section of the Dromaius novaehollandiae isolate bDroNov1 chromosome 6, bDroNov1.hap1, whole genome shotgun sequence genome encodes:
- the NUDT13 gene encoding NAD(P)H pyrophosphatase NUDT13, mitochondrial, protein MAVIYQAVYRRASSLLCRLHSTYVRKMRYLNELKEDDSFCRQAQTSGAFYLFHNLSPFLQKVGRKYLVPQLSATEMKRILEKFKETEQWIEKSVLIGCSDEHIPHFALDLGTLEKSVIESELKGSFTDLRKALFVVDEKDSPLLASAQGLLRWHDSHQYCSKTGQPTQKNVAGSKRVCHASGITYYPQMSPVVITMVSDGSRCLLARQPSFPPGMYTALSGFCDIGETVEETVRREVAEEVGLEVESFRYSASQHWPLPSSCLMIACHVLVRAQQTEISMNSLELEAARWFGLEEIMEALKRDPRPSKQEDGSFLPWFPPKQAVAHHLIQEWVKQQTSRTA, encoded by the exons ATGGCTGTGATCTATCAAGCAGTGTATAGAAgagcttcctctctcctctgcagGTTACACTCTACTTATGTTAGGAAAATGAG ATACTTAAATGAGCTAAAAGAAGATGACAGCTTTTGTAGACAAGCCCAGACCTCAGGAGCTTTCTACCTCTTTCACAATCTCTCCCCCTTCCTGCAGAAAGTTGGGAGGAAATATTTGGTACCACAGCTAAGTGCAACAG AGATGAAGAGGATCCTGGAGAAATTCAAAGAGACTGAACAATGGATAGAGAAGTCAGTGCTGATCGGCTGTTCAGATGAACACATACCACACTTTGCCTTGGATTTAG GCACCTTGGAGAAATCGGTCATTGAGTCTGAACTCAAGGGATCATTTACTGACTTACGAAAGGCTCTCTTTGTAGTAGATGAGAAGGATTCTCCTTTGCTGGCCTCG GCCCAGGGCCTTCTCCGGTGGCATGATTCCCACCAGTATTGTAGCAAAACTGGACAGCCCACTCAGAAAAACGTAGCTGGCAGCAAGCGTGTCTGCCATGCCAGTGGAATAACTTACTATCCCCAG ATGTCTCCAGTGGTTATCACCATGGTCTCTGATGGGAGCCGGTGCCTCCTTGCACGACAGCCGTCATTTCCTCCGGGGATGTACACCGCTctgtcaggcttctgtgacatag GTGAAACCGTGGAGGAGACAGTCCGACGAGAGGTGGCAGAGGAGGTGGGCCTGGAGGTGGAGTCGTTCCGGTATTCAGCGTCTCAGCACTGGCCACTTCCCAGTAGCTGCTTAATGATAGCGTGTCACGTGttggtgagggcacagcagactgaG ATCAGTATGAACAGCCTGGAACTGGAGGCAGCCCGTTGGTTTGGCCTGGAAGAAATCATGGAGGCTCTCAAGAGAGACCCCAGACCTTCAAAACAAGAGGATGGTAGTTTTTTACCCTGGTTCCCTCCCAAGCAGGCCGTTGCTCACCATCTGATTCAGGAGTGGGTTAAGCAGCAGACTTCCCGGACAGCTTAG